The Oncorhynchus tshawytscha isolate Ot180627B linkage group LG20, Otsh_v2.0, whole genome shotgun sequence genome has a window encoding:
- the LOC121838672 gene encoding neurofilament medium polypeptide-like isoform X2, with protein sequence MSYHPVDTIGSPFRRSMDSRTTYGRSTGTPSSGFRSQSWSRASPGSTMTSSFKRSVNMPVARAYSSTLLSSADSVDFNQTNGDYKRSNEKEQLQGLNDRFAGYIDKVHYLEQQNSQIEEEIQTLRQKQVSQSQLGDLYDQELQELRSMLEQIHHDKAQIQLDTDHIEDDIQRIRDRFDEEARIRDETEGIIRALKKDMTDSDLVKSEFEKKVQSLHDEIAFIRNNHEEEVSDLFAQVQASQVTMERKDIQKTDITEALREIRTQLEGHSNQNLQQVEDWFMCRYSKLTDAAAQNKDAIKSARDEIADYRRQLQSKTVELESVRGTRESLERQLNDIEDRHNNDLSSLQETIHQLDNELKGTKWEMARHLREYQDLLNVKMALDIEIAAYRKLLEGEETHFSTFPYRHTVTSSKKSNYEPPKLKVQHKFVEEIIEETRVEDEKDEMDQALAEVAQEFSATLEAEATDEGEDEGEEGGEEAEGEGGEGESEEVVASTEAEVSSSTPAEEEEEDKEGDDEEEEGEKEEEGEKGEEGEGEKGDDTEGGDEGEGEGELEETVLCSKAPESKASPDKEKAGEKEGSGGEEETGEGEGEEEGDDQDEDAGSDKGCKDGDDKDEEDEKKGKDEKEDKTDEKAAVAKTEAPKTEAPKSEAPKVEDQKSESPKPSKPDSLKAESPKAGSPKSESPKAGSPKSESPKPSGSPKSESPKPAGSPKSESPKPAGSPKSESPKPAGSPKSESPNLLDPPNLNPQNLLGPLNLNPQNLLDPLNLNPQNLLDPLNLNPQNLLDPLLLNPPNLLDPLNLNPQNLLDPLLLNPQNLLDPQNLNPQNLLDPLNLNPQSLLDPPLLNAQNLLDPQICWIPQI encoded by the exons ATGAGTTACCACCCGGTGGACACGATAGGGAGTCCGTTCAGGAGAAGTATGGATAGTAGGACCACCTACGGCCGCTCCACTGGCACCCCCTCCAGCGGGTTCCGTTCTCAGTCCTGGTCCCGGGCAAGCCCAGGCTCCACGATGACCTCCTCCTTCAAGAGGAGCGTCAATATGCCGGTAGCCAGAGCGTACAGCTCCACACTCCTCAGCTCCGCCGACAGCGTTGATTTCAATCAAACGAACGGAGACTACAAGCGCTCCAATGAGAAAGAGCAGCTCCAGGGGCTCAACGACCGCTTCGCCGGTTACATCGACAAGGTGCACTACCTGGAGCAGCAGAACAGCCAGATCGAAGAGGAGATCCAGACGCTGCGGCAGAAGCAGGTGTCGCAATCCCAGCTAGGCGATTTATACGACCAGGAACTCCAGGAGCTGCGCTCCATGCTGGAGCAGATTCACCACGATAAAGCGCAGATCCAGCTCGACACGGACCACATCGAGGATGACATCCAGAGAATTAGGGACCGCTTCGATGAGGAAGCCCGCATCAGGGATGAGACGGAAGGCATCATCCGGGCGTTGAAAAAAGATATGACCGACTCTGATTTGGTGAAGTCAGAGTTTGAGAAGAAAGTTCAGTCACTGCATGACGAGATTGCCTTTATCCGCAACAACCACGAAGAAGAGGTGAGCGACCTGTTCGCCCAGGTGCAGGCGTCGCAGGTGACCATGGAGAGGAAAGACATCCAGAAGACGGACATCACCGAGGCGCTCCGGGAGATCCGCACCCAGCTCGAGGGCCACTCCAACCAGAACCTGCAGCAGGTGGAGGATTGGTTCATGTGCCGCTATTCCAAGCTCACTGATGCTGCGGCACAAAACAAAGATGCAATCAAGTCCGCCCGTGATGAGATAGCAGACTACCGTCGCCAGCTTCAGTCCAAGACCGTGGAGTTAGAGTCCGTCCGTGGAACCAGGGAGTCACTGGAGAGGCAGTTGAATGACATCGAGGACCGACACAACAACGACCTGTCCAGCCTGCAG gagaccatccaccagcTGGATAATGAGCTCAAGGGCACGAAGTGGGAGATGGCGCGTCATCTGCGTGAGTACCAGGACCTGCTCAATGTGAAGATGGCCCTCGACATTGAGATTGCTGCATACAG GAAACTCCTAGAAGGTGAAGAGACCCACTTTAGCACTTTCCCCTACCGCCACACTGTCACCTCCTCTAAGAAGTCCAATTATGAGCCTCCCAAACTGAAAGTCCAGCATAAGTTTGTAGAGGAGATCATCGAGGAGACCAGGGTAGAGGATGAGAAGGATGAGATGGACCAGGCCCTGGCTGAGGTGGCCCAGGAGTTTTCTGCCACTCTGGAGGCAGAGGCAAcagatgaaggagaggatgagggagaagagggaggagaagaagcagagggagaagggggagagggtgaaTCAGAAGAGGTTGTAGCCTCCACTGAAGCCGAAGTTAGCTCGAGCACACctgctgaggaggaagaggaggacaaagaaggtgatgatgaagaggaagagggagaaaaagaagaagagggtgagaaaggagaagagggtgagggtgagaagGGAGATGATACAGAAGGTGGTgatgaaggagaaggagagggggaattaGAGGAGACAGTTCTGTGCTCTAAAGCCCCAGAATCAAAGGCCTCTCCTGACAAAGAGAAggctggagagaaggagggaagcggaggagaagaggagacaggagagggagagggagaagaggagggtgatGATCAAGATGAAGATGCAGGTAGTGACAAAGGATGCAAAGATGGAGATGATAAGGATGAGGAAGatgagaagaaaggaaaggatgAGAAAGAAGACAAAACAGATGAGAAGGCAGCTGTAGCCAAGACAGAGGCTCCCAAAACAGAAGCCCCCAAGAGTGAGGCCCCAAAAGTTGAGGACCAGAAATCTGAGTCCCCAAAGCCCTCCAAGCCAGACTCCCTAAAAGCTGAATCCCCAAAGGCTGGGTCCCCGAAGTCTGAGTCCCCAAAAGCTGGATCCCCCaaatctgaatccccaaaacctTCTGGATCCCCTaa atctgaatccccaaaacctgctggatcccccaaatctgaatccccaaaacctgctggatcccccaaatctgaatccccaaaacctGCTGGATCCCCCAAATCTGAATCCCCAAACCTGCTGGATCCCCCaaatctgaatccccaaaacctTCTGGGTCCCCTaaatctgaatccccaaaacctgctggatcccctaaatctgaatccccaaaacTTGCTGGATCCCCTaaatctgaatccccaaaacctGCTGGATCCCCTACTTCTGAATCCCCCAAATCTGCTGGATCCCCTaaatctgaatccccaaaacctGCTGGATCCCCTACTTCTGAATCCACAAAACCTGCTGGATCCCCAaaatctgaatccccaaaacTTGCTGGATCCCCTAAATCTGAATCCCCAAAGCCTGCTGGATCCCCCGCTTCTGAATGCCCAAAACCTGCTGGATCCCCAAATCTGCTGGATCCCCCaaatctga
- the LOC121838672 gene encoding neurofilament medium polypeptide-like isoform X1: protein MSYHPVDTIGSPFRRSMDSRTTYGRSTGTPSSGFRSQSWSRASPGSTMTSSFKRSVNMPVARAYSSTLLSSADSVDFNQTNGDYKRSNEKEQLQGLNDRFAGYIDKVHYLEQQNSQIEEEIQTLRQKQVSQSQLGDLYDQELQELRSMLEQIHHDKAQIQLDTDHIEDDIQRIRDRFDEEARIRDETEGIIRALKKDMTDSDLVKSEFEKKVQSLHDEIAFIRNNHEEEVSDLFAQVQASQVTMERKDIQKTDITEALREIRTQLEGHSNQNLQQVEDWFMCRYSKLTDAAAQNKDAIKSARDEIADYRRQLQSKTVELESVRGTRESLERQLNDIEDRHNNDLSSLQETIHQLDNELKGTKWEMARHLREYQDLLNVKMALDIEIAAYRKLLEGEETHFSTFPYRHTVTSSKKSNYEPPKLKVQHKFVEEIIEETRVEDEKDEMDQALAEVAQEFSATLEAEATDEGEDEGEEGGEEAEGEGGEGESEEVVASTEAEVSSSTPAEEEEEDKEGDDEEEEGEKEEEGEKGEEGEGEKGDDTEGGDEGEGEGELEETVLCSKAPESKASPDKEKAGEKEGSGGEEETGEGEGEEEGDDQDEDAGSDKGCKDGDDKDEEDEKKGKDEKEDKTDEKAAVAKTEAPKTEAPKSEAPKVEDQKSESPKPSKPDSLKAESPKAGSPKSESPKAGSPKSESPKPSGSPKSESPKPAGSPKSESPKPAGSPKSESPKPAGSPKSESPKPAGSPKSESPNLLDPPNLNPQNLLGPLNLNPQNLLDPLNLNPQNLLDPLNLNPQNLLDPLLLNPPNLLDPLNLNPQNLLDPLLLNPQNLLDPQNLNPQNLLDPLNLNPQSLLDPPLLNAQNLLDPQICWIPQI, encoded by the exons ATGAGTTACCACCCGGTGGACACGATAGGGAGTCCGTTCAGGAGAAGTATGGATAGTAGGACCACCTACGGCCGCTCCACTGGCACCCCCTCCAGCGGGTTCCGTTCTCAGTCCTGGTCCCGGGCAAGCCCAGGCTCCACGATGACCTCCTCCTTCAAGAGGAGCGTCAATATGCCGGTAGCCAGAGCGTACAGCTCCACACTCCTCAGCTCCGCCGACAGCGTTGATTTCAATCAAACGAACGGAGACTACAAGCGCTCCAATGAGAAAGAGCAGCTCCAGGGGCTCAACGACCGCTTCGCCGGTTACATCGACAAGGTGCACTACCTGGAGCAGCAGAACAGCCAGATCGAAGAGGAGATCCAGACGCTGCGGCAGAAGCAGGTGTCGCAATCCCAGCTAGGCGATTTATACGACCAGGAACTCCAGGAGCTGCGCTCCATGCTGGAGCAGATTCACCACGATAAAGCGCAGATCCAGCTCGACACGGACCACATCGAGGATGACATCCAGAGAATTAGGGACCGCTTCGATGAGGAAGCCCGCATCAGGGATGAGACGGAAGGCATCATCCGGGCGTTGAAAAAAGATATGACCGACTCTGATTTGGTGAAGTCAGAGTTTGAGAAGAAAGTTCAGTCACTGCATGACGAGATTGCCTTTATCCGCAACAACCACGAAGAAGAGGTGAGCGACCTGTTCGCCCAGGTGCAGGCGTCGCAGGTGACCATGGAGAGGAAAGACATCCAGAAGACGGACATCACCGAGGCGCTCCGGGAGATCCGCACCCAGCTCGAGGGCCACTCCAACCAGAACCTGCAGCAGGTGGAGGATTGGTTCATGTGCCGCTATTCCAAGCTCACTGATGCTGCGGCACAAAACAAAGATGCAATCAAGTCCGCCCGTGATGAGATAGCAGACTACCGTCGCCAGCTTCAGTCCAAGACCGTGGAGTTAGAGTCCGTCCGTGGAACCAGGGAGTCACTGGAGAGGCAGTTGAATGACATCGAGGACCGACACAACAACGACCTGTCCAGCCTGCAG gagaccatccaccagcTGGATAATGAGCTCAAGGGCACGAAGTGGGAGATGGCGCGTCATCTGCGTGAGTACCAGGACCTGCTCAATGTGAAGATGGCCCTCGACATTGAGATTGCTGCATACAG GAAACTCCTAGAAGGTGAAGAGACCCACTTTAGCACTTTCCCCTACCGCCACACTGTCACCTCCTCTAAGAAGTCCAATTATGAGCCTCCCAAACTGAAAGTCCAGCATAAGTTTGTAGAGGAGATCATCGAGGAGACCAGGGTAGAGGATGAGAAGGATGAGATGGACCAGGCCCTGGCTGAGGTGGCCCAGGAGTTTTCTGCCACTCTGGAGGCAGAGGCAAcagatgaaggagaggatgagggagaagagggaggagaagaagcagagggagaagggggagagggtgaaTCAGAAGAGGTTGTAGCCTCCACTGAAGCCGAAGTTAGCTCGAGCACACctgctgaggaggaagaggaggacaaagaaggtgatgatgaagaggaagagggagaaaaagaagaagagggtgagaaaggagaagagggtgagggtgagaagGGAGATGATACAGAAGGTGGTgatgaaggagaaggagagggggaattaGAGGAGACAGTTCTGTGCTCTAAAGCCCCAGAATCAAAGGCCTCTCCTGACAAAGAGAAggctggagagaaggagggaagcggaggagaagaggagacaggagagggagagggagaagaggagggtgatGATCAAGATGAAGATGCAGGTAGTGACAAAGGATGCAAAGATGGAGATGATAAGGATGAGGAAGatgagaagaaaggaaaggatgAGAAAGAAGACAAAACAGATGAGAAGGCAGCTGTAGCCAAGACAGAGGCTCCCAAAACAGAAGCCCCCAAGAGTGAGGCCCCAAAAGTTGAGGACCAGAAATCTGAGTCCCCAAAGCCCTCCAAGCCAGACTCCCTAAAAGCTGAATCCCCAAAGGCTGGGTCCCCGAAGTCTGAGTCCCCAAAAGCTGGATCCCCCaaatctgaatccccaaaacctTCTGGATCCCCTaaatctgaatccccaaaacctgctggatcccccaa atctgaatccccaaaacctgctggatcccccaaatctgaatccccaaaacctgctggatcccccaaatctgaatccccaaaacctGCTGGATCCCCCAAATCTGAATCCCCAAACCTGCTGGATCCCCCaaatctgaatccccaaaacctTCTGGGTCCCCTaaatctgaatccccaaaacctgctggatcccctaaatctgaatccccaaaacTTGCTGGATCCCCTaaatctgaatccccaaaacctGCTGGATCCCCTACTTCTGAATCCCCCAAATCTGCTGGATCCCCTaaatctgaatccccaaaacctGCTGGATCCCCTACTTCTGAATCCACAAAACCTGCTGGATCCCCAaaatctgaatccccaaaacTTGCTGGATCCCCTAAATCTGAATCCCCAAAGCCTGCTGGATCCCCCGCTTCTGAATGCCCAAAACCTGCTGGATCCCCAAATCTGCTGGATCCCCCaaatctga
- the LOC121838672 gene encoding neurofilament medium polypeptide-like isoform X3 — MSYHPVDTIGSPFRRSMDSRTTYGRSTGTPSSGFRSQSWSRASPGSTMTSSFKRSVNMPVARAYSSTLLSSADSVDFNQTNGDYKRSNEKEQLQGLNDRFAGYIDKVHYLEQQNSQIEEEIQTLRQKQVSQSQLGDLYDQELQELRSMLEQIHHDKAQIQLDTDHIEDDIQRIRDRFDEEARIRDETEGIIRALKKDMTDSDLVKSEFEKKVQSLHDEIAFIRNNHEEEVSDLFAQVQASQVTMERKDIQKTDITEALREIRTQLEGHSNQNLQQVEDWFMCRYSKLTDAAAQNKDAIKSARDEIADYRRQLQSKTVELESVRGTRESLERQLNDIEDRHNNDLSSLQETIHQLDNELKGTKWEMARHLREYQDLLNVKMALDIEIAAYRKLLEGEETHFSTFPYRHTVTSSKKSNYEPPKLKVQHKFVEEIIEETRVEDEKDEMDQALAEVAQEFSATLEAEATDEGEDEGEEGGEEAEGEGGEGESEEVVASTEAEVSSSTPAEEEEEDKEGDDEEEEGEKEEEGEKGEEGEGEKGDDTEGGDEGEGEGELEETVLCSKAPESKASPDKEKAGEKEGSGGEEETGEGEGEEEGDDQDEDAGSDKGCKDGDDKDEEDEKKGKDEKEDKTDEKAAVAKTEAPKTEAPKSEAPKVEDQKSESPKPSKPDSLKAESPKAGSPKSESPKAGSPKSESPKPSGSPKSESPKPAGSPKSESPKPSGSPKSESPKPAGSPKSESPKLAGSPKSESPKPAGSPTSESPKPAGPKPEAPTSEAPKAAEEKVDKNSDSEEEMKVEKKDAAMNGNVDKITPEDKDKKDEGGKEAEEKDVISNGVDVSPTKDDPDQKDDPKDQKVVITKTVETITTGEDGAKHVTKSVTVTETVKESEDVMQEKTVSSKKMEKHSSQSVKVVTETE; from the exons ATGAGTTACCACCCGGTGGACACGATAGGGAGTCCGTTCAGGAGAAGTATGGATAGTAGGACCACCTACGGCCGCTCCACTGGCACCCCCTCCAGCGGGTTCCGTTCTCAGTCCTGGTCCCGGGCAAGCCCAGGCTCCACGATGACCTCCTCCTTCAAGAGGAGCGTCAATATGCCGGTAGCCAGAGCGTACAGCTCCACACTCCTCAGCTCCGCCGACAGCGTTGATTTCAATCAAACGAACGGAGACTACAAGCGCTCCAATGAGAAAGAGCAGCTCCAGGGGCTCAACGACCGCTTCGCCGGTTACATCGACAAGGTGCACTACCTGGAGCAGCAGAACAGCCAGATCGAAGAGGAGATCCAGACGCTGCGGCAGAAGCAGGTGTCGCAATCCCAGCTAGGCGATTTATACGACCAGGAACTCCAGGAGCTGCGCTCCATGCTGGAGCAGATTCACCACGATAAAGCGCAGATCCAGCTCGACACGGACCACATCGAGGATGACATCCAGAGAATTAGGGACCGCTTCGATGAGGAAGCCCGCATCAGGGATGAGACGGAAGGCATCATCCGGGCGTTGAAAAAAGATATGACCGACTCTGATTTGGTGAAGTCAGAGTTTGAGAAGAAAGTTCAGTCACTGCATGACGAGATTGCCTTTATCCGCAACAACCACGAAGAAGAGGTGAGCGACCTGTTCGCCCAGGTGCAGGCGTCGCAGGTGACCATGGAGAGGAAAGACATCCAGAAGACGGACATCACCGAGGCGCTCCGGGAGATCCGCACCCAGCTCGAGGGCCACTCCAACCAGAACCTGCAGCAGGTGGAGGATTGGTTCATGTGCCGCTATTCCAAGCTCACTGATGCTGCGGCACAAAACAAAGATGCAATCAAGTCCGCCCGTGATGAGATAGCAGACTACCGTCGCCAGCTTCAGTCCAAGACCGTGGAGTTAGAGTCCGTCCGTGGAACCAGGGAGTCACTGGAGAGGCAGTTGAATGACATCGAGGACCGACACAACAACGACCTGTCCAGCCTGCAG gagaccatccaccagcTGGATAATGAGCTCAAGGGCACGAAGTGGGAGATGGCGCGTCATCTGCGTGAGTACCAGGACCTGCTCAATGTGAAGATGGCCCTCGACATTGAGATTGCTGCATACAG GAAACTCCTAGAAGGTGAAGAGACCCACTTTAGCACTTTCCCCTACCGCCACACTGTCACCTCCTCTAAGAAGTCCAATTATGAGCCTCCCAAACTGAAAGTCCAGCATAAGTTTGTAGAGGAGATCATCGAGGAGACCAGGGTAGAGGATGAGAAGGATGAGATGGACCAGGCCCTGGCTGAGGTGGCCCAGGAGTTTTCTGCCACTCTGGAGGCAGAGGCAAcagatgaaggagaggatgagggagaagagggaggagaagaagcagagggagaagggggagagggtgaaTCAGAAGAGGTTGTAGCCTCCACTGAAGCCGAAGTTAGCTCGAGCACACctgctgaggaggaagaggaggacaaagaaggtgatgatgaagaggaagagggagaaaaagaagaagagggtgagaaaggagaagagggtgagggtgagaagGGAGATGATACAGAAGGTGGTgatgaaggagaaggagagggggaattaGAGGAGACAGTTCTGTGCTCTAAAGCCCCAGAATCAAAGGCCTCTCCTGACAAAGAGAAggctggagagaaggagggaagcggaggagaagaggagacaggagagggagagggagaagaggagggtgatGATCAAGATGAAGATGCAGGTAGTGACAAAGGATGCAAAGATGGAGATGATAAGGATGAGGAAGatgagaagaaaggaaaggatgAGAAAGAAGACAAAACAGATGAGAAGGCAGCTGTAGCCAAGACAGAGGCTCCCAAAACAGAAGCCCCCAAGAGTGAGGCCCCAAAAGTTGAGGACCAGAAATCTGAGTCCCCAAAGCCCTCCAAGCCAGACTCCCTAAAAGCTGAATCCCCAAAGGCTGGGTCCCCGAAGTCTGAGTCCCCAAAAGCTGGATCCCCCaaatctgaatccccaaaacctTCTGGATCCCCTaaatctgaatccccaaaacctgctggatcccccaaatctgaatccccaaaacctTCTGGATCCCCCaaatctgaatccccaaaacctgctggatcccctaaatctgaatccccaaaacTTGCTGGATCCCCTAAATCTGAATCCCCAAAGCCTGCTGGATCCCCTACTTCTGAATCCCCAAAACCTGC AGGCCCCAAACCAGAAGCTCCAACATCAGAGGCCCCCAAGGCTGCAGAAGAGAAAGTAGACAAAAATAGTGATTCAGAGGAAGAGATGAAGGTAGAAAAGAAAGACGCAGCCATGAACGGAAATGTGGACAAGATTACCCCAGAGGACAAGGACAAGAAGGATGAGGGTGGGAAAGAGGCAGAGGAGAAGGATGTTATCTCAAATGGAGTGGACGTGAGCCCCACTAAAGATGACCCGGACCAGAAAGATGATCCAAAGGACCAGAAGGTGGTTATCACCAAAACGGTGGAGACCATCACCACTGGAGAGGACGGGGCCAAGCATGTCACCAAATCGGTCACTGTCACCGAGACTGTGAAGGAGTCTGAGGATGTGATGCAGGAGAAGACAGTCTCCAGCAAGAAGATGGAGAAACACTCTTCCCAGTCCGTCAAGGTGGTGACTGAAACTGAGTAA